One genomic segment of Erythrobacter sp. THAF29 includes these proteins:
- a CDS encoding TM2 domain-containing protein produces MDDDLHKQMVFEANRKSVGITYLLWFFLGFFGAHRFYAGSTKTGVAQLLLALSIVGWLVLIPWLLVDLVLIPGMVREENMKTINTLTYGDPDGAQPARPRVQTEADRKREAMLEDLRATGYKKQHRDNSHLYR; encoded by the coding sequence ATGGACGACGATCTTCACAAGCAAATGGTGTTCGAGGCGAACCGCAAGTCGGTCGGTATCACCTATTTGCTGTGGTTTTTCCTCGGCTTCTTCGGTGCGCACCGGTTCTATGCCGGCTCGACAAAGACGGGCGTTGCCCAGCTCCTGCTCGCTCTTTCGATCGTAGGTTGGCTGGTCCTGATCCCTTGGTTACTGGTCGATCTTGTTCTCATCCCCGGCATGGTGCGCGAAGAGAATATGAAGACGATCAATACACTGACCTACGGCGACCCTGATGGTGCGCAGCCTGCGCGTCCACGTGTCCAGACCGAAGCCGATCGCAAGCGAGAGGCGATGCTCGAGGATTTGCGTGCCACGGGTTACAAGAAGCAGCACCGCGACAATTCCCACCTCTACCGCTGA
- a CDS encoding glycosyltransferase family 1 protein: METSDLRIALFSGNYNYTRDGANQALNRLVGSLLGMGAAVRVYSPTVEKPAFEPTGDMISVPSVGVPFGRGEYRLAIGLGRKVKRDLERFQPNIVHLSSPDPASHAALRWAQDHDIPVLASVHTRFETYPRYYNLAFMEPLVVKLLKRFYNRCDALVAPSDSMIEELLEMEFHDDITLWSRGVDRTIFSSEKRDPEWRRSLGLEDDDVAVVFLGRLVMEKGLDVFAETIVQLRKRQVPHKVLVIGDGPARGWFQDNLPGGIFAGFKTGADLGRALASGDIFFNPSITETFGNVTLEAMACGLPVVAAGATGAASLVDDGVTGRLVPPSKDKHENAERFAEAIAPYCTDPALRMSHGAAGEARSREYSWEAINQVVADTYIRLIEHRRALQEAEAAEAASA, from the coding sequence ATGGAAACATCCGATCTTCGCATCGCGCTATTCAGCGGCAACTACAACTACACGCGTGACGGCGCGAACCAGGCGTTGAACCGTCTTGTCGGTTCGCTGCTCGGCATGGGCGCAGCCGTTCGCGTTTACTCGCCCACGGTCGAAAAGCCTGCTTTCGAGCCGACGGGTGACATGATCAGCGTGCCTTCCGTTGGCGTCCCGTTCGGTCGCGGCGAATACCGCCTCGCGATCGGTCTGGGCCGGAAGGTTAAGCGCGACCTCGAGAGGTTCCAGCCGAATATCGTGCACCTGTCCTCTCCCGATCCGGCCAGCCATGCCGCCCTGCGTTGGGCACAGGATCACGACATCCCCGTGCTCGCCTCGGTTCACACGCGGTTCGAAACCTATCCGCGCTATTACAACCTCGCCTTTATGGAGCCGCTGGTCGTGAAGCTCCTGAAGCGGTTCTACAATCGCTGCGATGCGCTCGTAGCGCCGTCGGACAGCATGATCGAAGAGCTGCTGGAGATGGAGTTTCACGACGACATCACGCTGTGGAGCCGCGGGGTCGATCGCACGATCTTCTCGTCGGAAAAGCGCGATCCGGAATGGCGGCGCTCGCTAGGGCTGGAAGATGACGATGTTGCGGTGGTCTTCCTCGGCAGGCTCGTGATGGAAAAGGGATTGGACGTGTTCGCAGAAACAATTGTCCAGCTCAGGAAGCGTCAGGTTCCGCACAAGGTGCTGGTGATTGGAGACGGCCCTGCGCGCGGCTGGTTTCAGGACAATCTTCCGGGAGGGATTTTCGCAGGCTTCAAGACCGGCGCGGATCTCGGCCGGGCACTTGCCAGCGGGGACATCTTCTTCAACCCCTCTATCACCGAGACGTTTGGCAACGTGACGCTCGAAGCGATGGCTTGCGGGCTTCCCGTTGTGGCGGCCGGAGCGACCGGTGCCGCGAGCCTTGTGGATGACGGGGTCACCGGCAGGCTCGTCCCGCCGAGCAAGGACAAGCACGAAAACGCCGAACGCTTCGCCGAGGCTATCGCGCCCTATTGCACCGATCCTGCTCTGCGCATGTCGCACGGCGCGGCAGGAGAAGCGCGCAGCCGCGAATATTCGTGGGAAGCGATCAACCAGGTCGTCGCCGATACATATATCCGGCTGATCGAACACCGCCGCGCCTTGCAGGAGGCGGAAGCCGCCGAAGCCGCCTCCGCCTGA
- a CDS encoding replication-associated recombination protein A, translating into MADLFADDPPPARKDSPRDDAPLADRLRPRALAEVIGQDHLTGPEGAIGRMVAAGKLSSMILWGPPGTGKTSIARLLADEVGMRFVSISAVFSGVADLKKAFAEADKMAEAGQRTLLFVDEIHRFNRAQQDGFLPFVERGTVTLVGATTENPSFALNAALLSRAQVLILERLDHAALEALLVRAEELEGPLPLTAQARAALIASADGDGRFLLGQAETLYNAHIPEPLGPAELGAFLQRRVAVYDKDRDGHYNLISALHKSLRGSDPQAALYYLARMLTAGEEPLYVLRRLVRFASEDIGLADPQALTQCLAAKDAYEFLGSPEGELAIVQACLYCATAPKSNAAYAAQKAAFRSAKETGSLMPPANILNAPTKLMKEIGYGEGYSYDHDADEGFSGDDYWPEEMEPQTFYEPVERGFERKVRERITYWNNLRAQRNSNA; encoded by the coding sequence ATGGCCGACCTGTTTGCAGACGATCCCCCGCCCGCGCGAAAGGACTCGCCCCGCGATGACGCGCCGCTTGCCGACCGTCTGCGGCCACGTGCCCTCGCCGAAGTCATCGGGCAGGACCACCTAACCGGCCCTGAAGGTGCGATCGGGCGAATGGTCGCGGCGGGCAAGCTTTCAAGCATGATCCTGTGGGGACCGCCCGGCACCGGCAAGACCAGCATCGCGCGCCTGCTCGCCGACGAGGTCGGCATGCGATTCGTTTCGATCAGCGCGGTGTTCTCGGGCGTTGCCGACCTCAAGAAGGCTTTCGCCGAAGCCGACAAGATGGCCGAGGCGGGCCAGCGCACGCTCCTGTTCGTGGACGAGATCCACCGGTTCAATCGCGCGCAGCAGGACGGATTCCTCCCCTTTGTCGAACGCGGCACGGTGACCTTGGTGGGCGCAACCACCGAAAATCCCAGCTTCGCGCTCAACGCAGCGCTCCTCAGCCGCGCGCAGGTGCTGATCCTTGAGCGGCTCGATCACGCCGCGCTCGAAGCGTTGCTTGTGCGCGCGGAGGAACTTGAAGGACCGCTCCCCCTGACCGCACAAGCGCGCGCCGCATTGATCGCGAGCGCGGATGGCGACGGGCGCTTCCTGCTCGGACAGGCCGAAACGCTCTATAACGCGCACATTCCCGAGCCGCTGGGACCGGCAGAGCTCGGCGCATTCCTGCAACGCCGCGTCGCGGTCTACGACAAGGATCGCGACGGGCATTACAACCTCATCAGTGCGCTCCACAAATCCTTGCGCGGATCCGATCCGCAGGCCGCGCTCTATTACCTTGCGCGGATGCTCACCGCCGGGGAGGAGCCGCTTTACGTTCTACGCCGCCTTGTCCGCTTTGCCTCGGAAGATATCGGGCTGGCCGATCCGCAGGCTCTCACCCAGTGCCTTGCGGCGAAGGATGCCTATGAATTTCTCGGCAGTCCCGAAGGCGAGCTCGCCATCGTCCAGGCCTGTCTCTATTGCGCCACCGCGCCCAAATCGAATGCAGCCTATGCTGCGCAAAAGGCCGCATTCCGCAGCGCGAAGGAAACCGGCAGCCTGATGCCGCCCGCAAACATCCTAAACGCGCCGACCAAGCTGATGAAGGAGATCGGCTACGGCGAAGGCTATTCCTACGATCACGATGCGGACGAGGGCTTTTCGGGAGACGATTACTGGCCTGAAGAGATGGAGCCGCAAACCTTCTACGAACCGGTAGAACGCGGTTTCGAGCGCAAGGTGCGCGAGCGGATCACCTATTGGAACAACCTCAGGGCGCAGCGTAACTCCAATGCGTGA
- a CDS encoding NADH:flavin oxidoreductase/NADH oxidase family protein, translated as MLGDPLTLPCGATLPNRIAKAAMTEGMATPDGRPTPELERLYGIWSDGGAGLLLTGNIIVDKDHLERPGNVVIDREPDADMAARLKSWAEAGTRGGNHLWAQISHGGRQTQKLVNPHPKSSSDVALSLPGGQFGKPTPLTKDEIADLVRRWAVASKACMDAGFTGVQVHAAHGYLVSQFLSPRVNRRDDEYGGSLENRARFLLEIVRAVREAVGPQFPISVKLNSADFQKGGFAFEDSLQVVEWLEEASVDLIEISGGTYEQPKLMGVEGMEAEEKQNVAPSTAAREAYFVDFAKAMQDEVGVPLMVTGGFRTRAAIQQALDIGAADVIGLGRPLCVLPDAPRQLLEGREALPRYEDGLDLIPDWLGFLKRLQMMKAINGFAGIYWFYQQLWLLGHEGRVDEHFPVFKAFRLVDARNKSIMKARG; from the coding sequence ATGCTCGGTGACCCACTTACTCTGCCGTGCGGCGCGACATTGCCCAATCGCATCGCCAAAGCAGCGATGACCGAGGGAATGGCGACACCGGATGGCAGGCCGACCCCCGAACTGGAGCGGCTTTACGGCATCTGGTCCGATGGCGGAGCGGGACTGCTGCTGACCGGCAATATCATCGTCGACAAGGATCACCTCGAACGCCCGGGCAATGTCGTTATTGACCGTGAACCCGATGCAGACATGGCCGCCCGGCTGAAAAGCTGGGCCGAGGCGGGCACGCGCGGTGGCAATCACCTGTGGGCGCAGATCAGCCATGGCGGGCGCCAGACGCAGAAGCTGGTCAATCCCCATCCGAAATCCTCATCGGACGTCGCGCTCTCCCTGCCCGGCGGGCAATTCGGCAAGCCGACACCGTTGACCAAAGACGAAATCGCCGACCTCGTCCGCAGGTGGGCAGTCGCGTCGAAGGCGTGCATGGATGCAGGCTTTACCGGAGTGCAGGTTCACGCAGCGCATGGCTACCTCGTTTCGCAATTCCTCTCACCGCGCGTGAACCGGCGGGATGATGAATATGGCGGAAGCCTCGAAAATCGCGCCCGCTTCCTGCTCGAAATCGTGCGCGCGGTACGCGAGGCAGTCGGCCCACAATTCCCGATCTCGGTTAAGCTCAACAGCGCGGACTTCCAGAAAGGCGGCTTCGCATTCGAAGACAGCTTGCAGGTGGTCGAATGGCTCGAAGAGGCATCGGTCGACCTCATCGAAATCTCGGGCGGGACCTACGAACAGCCAAAGCTCATGGGCGTTGAGGGCATGGAGGCAGAGGAGAAGCAGAACGTCGCCCCCTCCACCGCTGCTCGCGAAGCATACTTCGTCGATTTTGCCAAGGCCATGCAGGATGAAGTGGGCGTGCCGCTGATGGTGACAGGCGGCTTTCGCACCCGCGCGGCAATCCAGCAGGCGCTCGACATCGGTGCGGCAGACGTCATCGGGCTGGGAAGGCCGCTCTGCGTGCTGCCCGATGCACCGCGGCAACTGCTCGAAGGGCGTGAAGCGCTCCCTCGCTACGAAGACGGTCTCGACCTCATCCCCGACTGGCTTGGCTTTCTGAAGCGCCTGCAAATGATGAAGGCGATCAACGGCTTTGCGGGCATCTACTGGTTCTACCAGCAGCTTTGGCTGCTCGGCCACGAAGGCCGCGTCGATGAACACTTCCCCGTTTTCAAAGCGTTCCGGCTCGTCGATGCGCGCAACAAATCGATCATGAAGGCGCGAGGCTGA
- a CDS encoding PadR family transcriptional regulator, protein MTWSRYGRGGWNNLGPMIAMMAASAASEWEDNERRSRRNRSWHDGQKRRKRRGRMFGSGELRLALLALIEKEPRHGYELIRAIEDMTGGAYAPSPGAVYPTLQMLEEEGQIKPAKAKAKDEDGETSGKKPFKATKSGKAELEERADEVEELMGRLGEHGERAERVKEKSPDLFRAMGNLANVLKNRAKAGKLDQNTINEIVDIIDEVAKRIERL, encoded by the coding sequence ATGACATGGAGCAGGTATGGTCGCGGCGGCTGGAACAATCTCGGCCCGATGATCGCCATGATGGCGGCCTCTGCCGCGAGCGAGTGGGAAGATAATGAACGCCGCTCACGCCGCAATCGCAGCTGGCACGACGGTCAGAAGCGCCGCAAGCGACGTGGACGTATGTTCGGCAGCGGCGAACTGCGACTTGCGCTGCTTGCTCTCATCGAGAAGGAGCCGCGCCACGGCTACGAACTCATACGCGCGATCGAGGACATGACCGGCGGTGCCTATGCGCCGAGCCCCGGGGCGGTCTATCCGACGCTGCAAATGCTAGAGGAAGAAGGCCAGATCAAACCGGCCAAGGCGAAAGCGAAGGACGAAGACGGCGAGACGAGCGGCAAGAAGCCTTTCAAGGCCACCAAGTCCGGCAAGGCCGAACTCGAAGAGCGCGCCGACGAGGTCGAGGAACTGATGGGTCGTCTAGGCGAACATGGCGAACGCGCCGAGCGGGTGAAAGAAAAGTCGCCCGATCTCTTTCGCGCCATGGGCAACCTTGCGAACGTGCTGAAAAACCGCGCGAAAGCGGGTAAGCTCGACCAGAACACGATCAACGAAATCGTCGACATCATCGATGAGGTCGCAAAGCGGATCGAACGGCTCTAG
- a CDS encoding phosphoserine transaminase, whose amino-acid sequence MTEYARGLLHEPPLKPERPQFSSGPTVKFPGWSLNKLKTESLGRSHRSAVGKSRLKYAIDLSRELLGIPEDYLVGIMPASDTGALECAMWTMLDPARPATVAAWESFGNVWIQDAVKQLKLPNLQTLSADYGEIPDLATIPQRNDVVFTWNGTTSGAMIPNTDWLEPGREGVTINDATSAIFAQEMDWPKLDATTYSWQKVMGSEAQHGMLILSPKAVERIENYDPAWPLPKLFRLKKGDKINRGIFEGATINTPSLLATEDYIAALEWAQSIGGRQALFERADRNAKLVKDWIEAKPWLRNMVSDPAKRTNTGVCMVFQGDWYESLSPDDQAAVPKKIVKLLEERNAGYDFNGYRDAPPSLRIWCGGTVEAEDIERLLPWIEWAYETVKDNT is encoded by the coding sequence ATGACTGAATATGCACGCGGGCTCTTGCACGAGCCACCGCTCAAGCCTGAGCGTCCTCAATTTTCCTCCGGTCCCACGGTGAAATTCCCGGGCTGGTCCCTCAACAAGCTGAAGACCGAATCGCTCGGTCGTTCGCACCGCTCGGCGGTTGGCAAGTCGCGCCTCAAATACGCAATCGATTTGTCGAGAGAGCTGCTTGGCATTCCCGAGGATTATCTCGTCGGCATCATGCCGGCGTCCGACACAGGCGCGCTCGAATGCGCGATGTGGACGATGCTCGATCCCGCGCGCCCGGCAACGGTGGCAGCTTGGGAAAGCTTCGGCAATGTCTGGATCCAGGACGCGGTGAAGCAGCTCAAGCTGCCCAACCTTCAGACGCTGAGCGCCGATTACGGCGAGATTCCAGACCTTGCGACGATCCCGCAGCGCAACGATGTCGTCTTCACCTGGAACGGCACCACCAGCGGCGCGATGATCCCGAATACCGACTGGCTCGAGCCGGGCCGTGAGGGCGTGACGATCAACGATGCAACCAGCGCGATCTTTGCGCAGGAGATGGATTGGCCCAAGCTCGATGCCACGACCTATTCGTGGCAGAAGGTGATGGGGTCGGAAGCGCAGCATGGAATGCTGATCCTTTCCCCCAAGGCGGTCGAGCGGATCGAAAACTACGACCCCGCATGGCCGCTGCCCAAGCTCTTCCGCCTCAAGAAAGGCGACAAGATCAATCGGGGTATCTTCGAGGGCGCAACGATCAACACCCCCTCGCTGCTCGCGACCGAGGACTACATCGCCGCGCTCGAGTGGGCCCAGTCGATCGGGGGCAGGCAGGCGCTCTTTGAGCGGGCCGACAGAAACGCAAAACTGGTGAAAGACTGGATCGAGGCGAAGCCGTGGCTGCGCAACATGGTTTCCGATCCGGCGAAACGCACCAATACCGGCGTGTGCATGGTCTTTCAGGGAGACTGGTACGAGAGCCTGTCGCCGGACGATCAGGCCGCTGTGCCGAAAAAGATCGTCAAGCTGCTCGAAGAGCGCAATGCCGGTTACGACTTCAACGGCTATCGCGACGCACCGCCCTCCTTGCGCATCTGGTGCGGCGGCACGGTCGAAGCAGAGGATATCGAACGCCTCTTGCCATGGATCGAATGGGCATACGAAACGGTCAAGGACAACACGTAG
- a CDS encoding autotransporter domain-containing protein, whose translation MTISHSTKIRSVGGASALAISAAFAVPAIAQSATAPLAAPPAAPTAPTQPGNTEQCVEATPGNFVCAPGTDPDGVGEDPLAGDPADPITVTVQDGSFVTGSTGFASGASVTGDIGTVVTNDGSIVGGANGALILNDDSTFTNNGWTSSDFTVGIRTNSNVDITNTGTIYGNSSVALISGFDGTTLTNSGLIQNDTGQVLRVGGDGLATTTATVINEVTGQIFTTADNSDVLSFGERATITNDGLIQSFGDGSDVIDVSGVLTLTNNGNLAANGDNLVVVRSGEGSSITNNGLIQTTGDGALAIVTGEGSTVVNTGTIVSDNASFNGTVVTGDNSTIDNSGSITVNGDSQAAVLTNSGSTLNNDGAIVAAGSDNTFAVLGNAGGSGSDITINNGSSGTISAAGGTTISSAIFLGGTGNVVNNDGVIDSTGDSTPAITIGADGAINNTGLIEATGADSDAIVANGAIDLTNDGDIVSADASALSATGIAGVSVVNTGTMSGRIITIVAGDDLTIDNSGVIEATDTVAIFTTSGLSLVNTGDITSDRRAIRATDGATIENRGGNIIAGTSEAIILGGAGTVFNGAGGLISGTTALDFTFSGELQQVFNAGTIEGTGGTAALLGGGNDAVWAIDGGDAIGTVDGGAGADSLIVIVSSDQDTTFDLSLFGTQYTNFERLAAGTQNFNQFDQSATAGTGTLTLVGQADTDLIVRNRVTLDGTLGGTARLIAINNPMGDLANPLNFVVGANGLIDTTGVVAIETFTSGYTIDVVGTVQSDASDAISSSNGVTINNSGTIISTSSGTGLDAGVLFTGGTEASTVTNEAGGVIEGDIAVFADITDTGDQLVANFGTITGRIGEAVVLNNGDDEYQHWTGAFTDGNVRFGAGDDVFVLEGSLSTINGVVAGQAGNDTAILGGILDADNLVQFEANELGTLFDLRVSGDRTLTGETTFVGNTIFALGVDTLTIDGNATAASGSTITILTPLDEALLGQTVTVFTETGTFTDNGVTIDIIDDDLLLDYTPVLGSLSVTVNAVNPLVGSTDPNLARVGAAVQNAVTSGTLSSANLDALNALSLDQYQAALLDSLPSISEGPGREIFETSSVASDALERHLAGEGSGIWGQFVVRGADQDALSLSSPGYEADELVFTVGGDFAVGENAKVGLLASYSDIDIDEKQANSSGENLEVESIKLGGYVAISLLERGFFNAEVAYLTGNVETSRTGLLGTITSGFDFDGITGRATLGYDLLPDENVWLTPSIGVNAARLNFDDVTEAGGFGFTIERGDAEFIELRGGVELGGQISEMVDGFIKGTVIYDTVDTPRSFRLSSSQLNTFQLNLPMREQNRFELAAGLNVDVSENFAIGVGYLGDFNDGYNVHAGRATLSIGF comes from the coding sequence ATGACTATCTCTCACTCGACCAAGATCCGCAGTGTAGGCGGAGCTTCAGCTCTGGCTATTTCAGCAGCTTTCGCAGTTCCGGCTATTGCCCAGAGCGCGACTGCTCCACTAGCGGCACCGCCTGCCGCGCCAACCGCTCCGACCCAGCCCGGCAATACCGAGCAGTGCGTCGAAGCCACTCCCGGCAACTTCGTTTGTGCGCCTGGGACAGATCCCGATGGCGTGGGCGAAGATCCGCTCGCAGGCGATCCGGCTGACCCGATCACCGTCACCGTCCAGGACGGCTCATTCGTGACCGGCTCGACCGGTTTCGCGAGCGGCGCTTCGGTTACCGGCGATATCGGCACGGTCGTCACCAATGACGGTTCCATCGTCGGCGGTGCCAATGGCGCGCTGATCCTGAACGACGATTCGACCTTCACAAACAATGGCTGGACTAGTTCCGACTTCACAGTCGGCATTCGCACCAACTCGAATGTCGACATTACCAACACCGGGACGATTTACGGCAATTCAAGCGTTGCGCTGATCTCCGGGTTCGACGGTACCACCCTGACCAATAGCGGCCTCATTCAGAACGATACCGGTCAAGTGCTGCGTGTGGGCGGCGATGGTCTCGCGACAACTACCGCAACCGTTATCAACGAGGTGACAGGCCAGATTTTCACCACGGCCGACAATTCGGACGTCCTTTCCTTCGGTGAACGGGCTACCATTACGAATGACGGGCTGATCCAGTCATTCGGCGACGGCAGCGACGTGATCGATGTGTCCGGCGTGCTCACGCTTACCAACAATGGAAATCTCGCTGCCAACGGTGACAATCTCGTTGTCGTTCGCTCGGGCGAGGGTTCAAGCATCACGAATAACGGGTTGATCCAGACGACGGGCGATGGCGCTCTCGCCATAGTGACCGGCGAAGGGAGCACCGTTGTCAACACTGGTACGATCGTATCGGACAACGCGTCGTTCAACGGCACGGTCGTGACCGGCGACAACAGCACGATCGACAATTCCGGCTCGATCACCGTCAACGGCGATTCTCAAGCGGCGGTGCTGACCAATTCGGGGTCGACCCTGAACAACGATGGTGCAATCGTGGCCGCAGGCAGCGACAACACTTTCGCGGTGCTCGGCAATGCTGGCGGCAGCGGTAGCGATATAACCATAAACAACGGCTCCTCAGGCACAATTTCCGCGGCCGGCGGAACTACCATCAGTAGCGCGATCTTCCTTGGTGGGACCGGCAATGTCGTCAACAATGACGGGGTCATCGATTCCACGGGTGACAGCACGCCAGCGATCACGATCGGGGCCGACGGCGCGATCAACAATACCGGTCTGATCGAGGCGACCGGCGCGGATTCGGACGCAATCGTTGCGAACGGCGCGATCGATCTCACCAATGACGGTGACATTGTCTCGGCCGACGCATCGGCGCTATCCGCAACGGGCATCGCCGGAGTATCGGTCGTGAACACTGGCACGATGAGCGGCCGGATCATCACGATTGTCGCGGGCGACGACCTGACCATCGACAATAGCGGCGTCATCGAGGCGACCGATACTGTCGCGATCTTCACGACTTCCGGACTGTCACTGGTCAACACCGGCGACATAACTTCCGATCGTCGCGCGATCCGCGCCACCGATGGCGCAACGATCGAGAATCGCGGTGGCAACATCATAGCTGGCACCAGCGAAGCGATCATCCTTGGCGGCGCCGGTACGGTCTTCAATGGTGCAGGAGGCCTCATCAGCGGCACCACGGCCCTGGACTTTACCTTCAGCGGCGAACTGCAGCAGGTCTTCAATGCAGGGACCATCGAAGGGACCGGCGGCACTGCGGCGCTGCTTGGCGGCGGAAATGACGCTGTCTGGGCCATAGACGGCGGCGATGCGATCGGCACTGTCGATGGCGGTGCGGGTGCCGACTCGCTCATCGTCATTGTGTCCAGCGATCAGGACACCACGTTCGACCTCTCGCTTTTCGGTACCCAGTATACCAACTTCGAGCGACTGGCTGCCGGTACGCAGAACTTTAATCAGTTCGATCAATCGGCCACTGCCGGGACCGGTACCCTTACGCTTGTCGGGCAGGCCGATACGGACCTTATCGTGCGCAATCGAGTAACCCTCGACGGCACGCTCGGAGGTACCGCTCGCCTGATCGCGATCAATAATCCGATGGGAGACCTCGCAAATCCGCTGAACTTCGTCGTTGGTGCGAACGGGCTTATCGATACGACCGGCGTGGTAGCGATCGAAACCTTCACTTCGGGCTACACGATCGATGTCGTGGGAACGGTTCAGTCCGATGCTTCGGATGCCATTTCCTCCAGCAATGGTGTGACGATCAACAACTCGGGGACCATTATCTCGACGTCCTCGGGCACGGGTCTCGACGCCGGCGTTCTCTTCACTGGCGGTACCGAAGCCAGCACCGTAACCAACGAGGCCGGCGGCGTGATCGAAGGCGACATCGCAGTATTCGCCGATATCACCGACACGGGCGATCAGCTGGTCGCCAACTTCGGCACCATCACTGGCCGAATTGGCGAGGCGGTTGTGCTCAACAACGGCGACGACGAGTACCAGCACTGGACCGGTGCCTTCACCGACGGCAATGTTCGCTTTGGTGCGGGCGACGATGTCTTCGTGCTCGAAGGTTCGCTTTCTACCATTAACGGCGTGGTCGCCGGTCAGGCAGGCAACGACACCGCGATCCTTGGCGGTATTCTCGATGCCGACAACCTCGTTCAGTTCGAGGCCAACGAGCTTGGAACGCTGTTCGACCTCAGGGTTTCGGGCGACCGCACGCTGACTGGCGAGACGACTTTTGTCGGCAATACCATCTTCGCGCTGGGCGTCGACACTCTCACCATCGATGGCAATGCGACGGCGGCGAGCGGATCGACCATCACGATCCTCACTCCGCTCGATGAGGCGCTTCTCGGCCAGACCGTAACCGTGTTTACAGAGACGGGGACTTTCACCGACAACGGTGTGACCATCGACATCATCGATGACGATCTGCTGCTCGATTACACACCGGTGCTTGGTTCACTGTCCGTCACCGTCAACGCGGTGAACCCGCTGGTCGGGTCGACCGATCCGAACCTCGCGCGCGTGGGTGCCGCCGTCCAGAATGCGGTCACATCCGGCACGCTGAGCTCGGCAAACCTCGATGCGCTCAACGCGCTTTCGCTCGATCAGTACCAGGCAGCGCTGCTCGACTCGCTGCCTTCGATCAGCGAGGGTCCGGGCCGCGAAATCTTCGAAACCTCCAGCGTGGCAAGCGACGCTCTCGAACGGCACCTCGCGGGCGAAGGCTCGGGCATCTGGGGCCAGTTCGTGGTGCGCGGAGCGGACCAGGATGCGCTGTCGCTCTCCTCGCCGGGTTACGAAGCCGATGAGCTCGTGTTCACGGTCGGAGGCGACTTCGCGGTGGGCGAGAACGCCAAGGTCGGTCTGCTCGCAAGCTACTCCGACATCGACATCGATGAGAAGCAGGCCAATTCGAGCGGCGAGAACCTCGAAGTCGAAAGCATCAAGCTCGGCGGGTATGTGGCTATCTCCCTGCTCGAGCGCGGCTTCTTCAATGCCGAGGTGGCTTACCTCACCGGCAACGTCGAAACTTCGCGGACGGGCTTGCTCGGTACGATCACTTCGGGCTTCGATTTCGACGGGATCACCGGCCGCGCGACGCTCGGTTACGATCTCCTGCCAGACGAGAATGTCTGGCTGACCCCGAGCATCGGGGTGAATGCCGCACGCCTCAATTTCGACGACGTAACCGAAGCAGGCGGTTTCGGCTTCACCATCGAACGTGGAGATGCCGAATTCATCGAACTGCGCGGCGGCGTTGAACTCGGTGGCCAGATCTCCGAGATGGTCGATGGCTTCATCAAGGGAACGGTAATCTACGACACGGTTGATACACCGCGTAGCTTCCGTCTCAGCTCCTCGCAGCTGAACACGTTCCAGTTGAACCTGCCGATGCGCGAGCAGAACCGGTTCGAACTCGCTGCCGGTCTGAATGTCGATGTTTCCGAGAACTTCGCCATCGGCGTTGGATACCTCGGCGACTTTAACGACGGCTACAACGTCCATGCAGGCCGCGCGACCCTGTCCATCGGCTTCTGA